From a single Adhaeribacter swui genomic region:
- a CDS encoding glutaminyl-peptide cyclotransferase, translating to MRYSACFSNKLNCNLLSSFVILLSLGLATACNNDKKETTESNTTTQAPPPVVSPITMNYEVVNTFPHDTTAFTEGLLLHQGQLFESTGSPTEMPQTRSLIGIVDLKTGKIDEKIELDRNKYFGEGMVILNDKIYQLTYTTKVGFVYDAKTFKKLQEFTFPSQEGWGLTTDGTHLIMSDGTSQLTYLDPNTFKTVKTLQVKYNYDPLVNLNELEYIKGVIYANIYTTNSIVRIDEATGQATGILDLSALTNQVKSKYPNALELNGIAFNPTSGTIYVTGKLWPNIFELRIKA from the coding sequence GTGAGATACTCTGCCTGTTTTTCGAATAAACTAAACTGCAACCTGCTTTCTTCTTTTGTTATCCTGCTGAGTTTAGGGCTGGCAACGGCTTGTAACAACGACAAAAAAGAGACTACGGAGTCCAACACCACCACCCAGGCTCCGCCGCCGGTGGTAAGCCCGATTACCATGAATTACGAAGTGGTAAACACTTTCCCGCACGATACCACCGCTTTTACCGAAGGCTTGCTGCTGCACCAGGGCCAGTTATTCGAAAGTACCGGCTCCCCCACCGAAATGCCCCAAACCCGCTCCCTTATCGGCATTGTAGATTTAAAAACCGGTAAAATCGACGAAAAAATTGAGCTGGACAGAAACAAATACTTTGGCGAAGGCATGGTAATTTTAAACGATAAAATTTACCAGTTAACTTATACCACTAAGGTAGGCTTTGTGTACGATGCCAAAACTTTTAAAAAATTACAGGAATTTACCTTCCCGAGCCAGGAAGGCTGGGGCCTGACCACCGACGGCACGCATTTAATTATGAGCGACGGCACCAGCCAGCTCACGTACCTGGACCCGAATACGTTTAAAACCGTTAAAACCTTACAGGTAAAATACAACTACGACCCACTCGTAAACCTGAACGAACTGGAGTACATTAAAGGGGTGATTTACGCTAATATTTACACCACCAACAGCATTGTGCGTATAGACGAAGCTACCGGCCAGGCCACCGGTATTCTGGATTTAAGCGCCTTAACCAACCAGGTAAAAAGCAAGTACCCTAACGCCCTGGAGCTAAACGGCATCGCTTTTAACCCAACTTCCGGCACTATTTACGTAACCGGTAAACTCTGGCCCAACATTTTTGAGCTGAGAATTAAGGCTTAA